A stretch of the Vulcanisaeta souniana JCM 11219 genome encodes the following:
- a CDS encoding SAM-dependent methyltransferase, whose translation MIIISIYVVGVGPWDPELITVKAIKVLSKADVIFYGSLINEEIIRMYAPRAEKIYMGHVKGDDHREYVIEALKMARRGLNVVFLKNGDPVIFGRGIEICREAISNGIHCEVIPGVSSFTAAAARYLIELKGTIMLMAYPNIDFNTDADVRVIFMGSKIAKELIHRFSDNNKIIIVSRVTYPDEEAHDIDVSVKVDGLDVRAPSLIFVLRRDEHGSHST comes from the coding sequence GTGATCATTATTTCGATCTATGTTGTTGGGGTGGGCCCCTGGGATCCCGAGCTAATTACCGTGAAGGCAATTAAAGTATTGAGTAAGGCGGATGTTATTTTCTACGGTTCATTGATTAATGAGGAGATAATAAGAATGTATGCACCTAGGGCGGAGAAAATATACATGGGCCATGTCAAGGGTGACGACCATAGGGAGTACGTTATTGAGGCACTAAAGATGGCTAGGAGAGGTCTTAATGTTGTTTTTCTCAAGAATGGAGACCCTGTAATATTCGGCAGGGGGATTGAGATCTGCAGGGAAGCGATTAGTAATGGCATTCATTGTGAAGTGATACCAGGGGTCAGTAGCTTCACAGCGGCTGCTGCCCGGTACCTAATCGAGTTGAAGGGCACGATCATGCTTATGGCCTATCCAAACATAGACTTTAATACTGATGCTGACGTTAGAGTCATATTCATGGGGTCGAAGATAGCCAAGGAATTAATACACAGGTTCAGTGATAATAACAAAATCATAATAGTTAGTAGGGTTACTTACCCCGATGAGGAGGCCCATGATATAGATGTTAGTGTCAAGGTTGATGGGCTCGATGTAAGGGCTCCATCATTGATCTTCGTATTAAGGCGTGATGAACATGGAAGCCACAGTACCTAG
- a CDS encoding cobyrinate a,c-diamide synthase, whose amino-acid sequence MNMEATVPRLVIASYKGKNGKTTVTLALAYALIRTGYRISMFKVGPDYIDPSYHSVIINKPSRNLDYVLMGNRVITRFYRYSMDSDIAIIEGVSGLYDSMDGVTEVGSTAQVAKLLGAPVVLVINGERINRTVRAIIRGLRIFDPSVRIVGAVITNVNQRQLDKLRTAVENEGLEFLGYVPKRDDVEEVMQYRHLGLMHAGEVNTQQLMNVFRDASDFIDVNKVIKIAREYSEPIEVRDYASPNESKEVTTKLRVGILGGRVFTFYYPETIERISNFTRDLKFIDPERDQELGELDLLLIGGGFPEVYGEDLERNRSLRYEVRRFIDSGGYLYAECGGLMYLTNSIIHNNEEYDMVGAIDATTIMHRRPMWYGYAKARVIRDSIIGNTNTVLMGHEFHYSSLILHGNYDFVIKYERGVGVNGFDGFQINNAYAHYLHIHPDTYDVIDRILRRILVNKTKP is encoded by the coding sequence ATGAACATGGAAGCCACAGTACCTAGGTTAGTAATAGCTTCGTATAAGGGTAAGAATGGTAAGACCACCGTGACGTTAGCGCTGGCATATGCATTAATAAGGACTGGTTATAGGATCTCCATGTTTAAGGTTGGTCCAGACTACATAGACCCAAGCTATCACTCCGTAATAATCAACAAACCAAGCAGGAACCTTGATTATGTGCTTATGGGTAACAGGGTAATAACCAGGTTCTATAGGTACTCCATGGATTCCGACATTGCTATCATTGAGGGCGTCTCTGGCCTTTATGACAGCATGGACGGAGTTACTGAGGTTGGTAGCACCGCCCAAGTAGCGAAGTTGCTTGGGGCGCCAGTCGTTCTTGTGATCAATGGCGAGAGGATCAACAGGACTGTGAGAGCCATAATAAGGGGCTTAAGGATCTTCGACCCAAGCGTGAGGATCGTTGGTGCAGTAATTACGAATGTTAACCAGAGACAGTTAGATAAGTTGAGGACTGCCGTGGAGAACGAGGGCCTGGAGTTCCTGGGTTACGTACCGAAGCGCGATGATGTGGAGGAAGTCATGCAATATAGGCACCTGGGTTTAATGCATGCCGGGGAAGTAAATACTCAGCAGTTGATGAATGTATTTAGGGATGCCTCGGACTTCATAGATGTTAATAAGGTGATTAAAATCGCCAGAGAATACTCAGAGCCAATTGAGGTAAGGGATTACGCCAGTCCAAATGAATCCAAGGAAGTCACGACTAAGTTAAGAGTCGGCATATTAGGCGGTAGGGTGTTTACGTTTTATTATCCGGAGACCATTGAAAGGATCAGTAACTTTACAAGAGACCTTAAGTTCATAGATCCGGAGAGGGATCAAGAGCTTGGTGAATTGGACCTATTACTGATTGGTGGCGGTTTTCCTGAGGTCTATGGGGAGGACCTGGAGAGAAATCGTAGCCTTAGGTATGAGGTGAGGAGATTCATAGACTCGGGTGGGTACCTATATGCCGAATGTGGGGGCTTGATGTATTTAACGAATTCAATAATCCATAACAATGAGGAGTATGATATGGTGGGTGCCATAGATGCCACGACAATTATGCATAGGAGACCCATGTGGTATGGCTATGCCAAGGCCAGGGTAATTAGGGACTCCATTATTGGTAATACTAATACCGTATTGATGGGGCACGAATTCCATTACTCCTCATTGATCCTTCACGGCAATTATGACTTCGTTATTAAGTACGAGAGGGGCGTGGGGGTGAATGGTTTTGACGGCTTTCAAATAAATAATGCCTACGCCCATTACCTTCACATCCATCCAGATACTTATGATGTGATTGATAGGATACTCAGAAGAATCTTGGTTAATAAGACCAAGCCCTAG